One stretch of Hypanus sabinus isolate sHypSab1 chromosome 29, sHypSab1.hap1, whole genome shotgun sequence DNA includes these proteins:
- the thoc6 gene encoding THO complex subunit 6 homolog isoform X1 → MPGAGSSGERRRACAPVMAAVVNVAEVQHRLELLHLTVFSLSFSPCGRYLAAGNNYGQIGIFSLSAALSIEATEENQKPIFIFQAHEGPVYSLVSTSRHLLSSGTGDVKAWNWNDLIKKSCKEVWCRRPAFGTRLDIPEINSLILNQEDNSLLMACGDNTVYIMDLEHGAFTRTLKGHSDYVHCLTLRDPNECISGSEDGSVRLWDLRIASQVQMIEPHKYEQCSRPQYGKWIGCLTTTDSDWMVCGGGPALTLWHLRSVTPTTVYQLQGCQQQVTLHQDLILAAGEGGLISHCQITGEVKSQVPCTPPTVYSLLVNEQSLEHKVLAAAGSSSSIDIFTNFGYRAFSLRFS, encoded by the exons GCAGAGGTTCAGCACCGGCTGGAGCTGCTGCATCTGACCGTCTTCTCCCTCAGCTTCTCACCTTGTGGTCGGTACCTGGCCGCTGGCAACAACTATGGGCAGATTGGAATCTTCAG CCTCTCAGCCGCCCTGAGTATAGAAGCAACAGAAGAAAATCAGAAACCTATCTTCATATTCCAAG CTCACGAAGGCCCTGTGTACAGCCTGGTCTCCACCAGCCGCCACCTGCTAAGCTCTGGAACAGGAGATGTCAAGGCCTGGAACTGGAATGACCTCATCAAAAAG agCTGCAAGGAGGTTTGGTGTCGACGTCCTGCATTTGG GACACGTTTGGACATCCCAGAGATAAACAGCTTGATTCTCAACCAAGAG GACAACAGTCTGCTAATGGCCTGTGGTGACAACACTGTCTATATCATGGACCTGGAGCACGGGGCCTTCACG CGCACATTGAAGGGACACAGCGACTATGTCCACTGCCTGACCCTGAGAGACCCCAACGAGTGCATCTCCGGCAGCGAGGATGGTTCAGTGAGACTTTGGG ATTTACGGATTGCCAGCCAGGTGCAGATGATCGAGCCTCACAAGTATGAG CAGTGCTCCAGACCCCAATACGGCAAGTGGATCGGCTGCCTGACCACCACCGACTCCGACTGGATG gtgtgtGGTGGTGGGCCGGCACTGACACTGTGGCACCTTCGCTCCGTGACGCCAACCACAGTGTACCAGCTGCAGGGATGCCAGCAACAGGTCACTCTCCATCAGGACCTG ATCCTGGCAGCGGGGGAAGGAGGCCTCATCAGCCACTGTCAGATCACCGGGGAGGTGAAGAGCCAGGTGCCCTGCACTCCCCCCACCGTCTACTCCCTGTTGGTCAACGAGCAGTCTCTCGAGCACAAG GTCCTGGCTGCTGCTGGTAGCAGCAGCTCCATCGACATCTTCACCAACTTCGGATACCGTGCCTTCTCGCTGAGGTTCTCCTGA
- the thoc6 gene encoding THO complex subunit 6 homolog isoform X2: MPGAGSSGERRRACAPVMAAVAEVQHRLELLHLTVFSLSFSPCGRYLAAGNNYGQIGIFSLSAALSIEATEENQKPIFIFQAHEGPVYSLVSTSRHLLSSGTGDVKAWNWNDLIKKSCKEVWCRRPAFGTRLDIPEINSLILNQEDNSLLMACGDNTVYIMDLEHGAFTRTLKGHSDYVHCLTLRDPNECISGSEDGSVRLWDLRIASQVQMIEPHKYEQCSRPQYGKWIGCLTTTDSDWMVCGGGPALTLWHLRSVTPTTVYQLQGCQQQVTLHQDLILAAGEGGLISHCQITGEVKSQVPCTPPTVYSLLVNEQSLEHKVLAAAGSSSSIDIFTNFGYRAFSLRFS; the protein is encoded by the exons GCAGAGGTTCAGCACCGGCTGGAGCTGCTGCATCTGACCGTCTTCTCCCTCAGCTTCTCACCTTGTGGTCGGTACCTGGCCGCTGGCAACAACTATGGGCAGATTGGAATCTTCAG CCTCTCAGCCGCCCTGAGTATAGAAGCAACAGAAGAAAATCAGAAACCTATCTTCATATTCCAAG CTCACGAAGGCCCTGTGTACAGCCTGGTCTCCACCAGCCGCCACCTGCTAAGCTCTGGAACAGGAGATGTCAAGGCCTGGAACTGGAATGACCTCATCAAAAAG agCTGCAAGGAGGTTTGGTGTCGACGTCCTGCATTTGG GACACGTTTGGACATCCCAGAGATAAACAGCTTGATTCTCAACCAAGAG GACAACAGTCTGCTAATGGCCTGTGGTGACAACACTGTCTATATCATGGACCTGGAGCACGGGGCCTTCACG CGCACATTGAAGGGACACAGCGACTATGTCCACTGCCTGACCCTGAGAGACCCCAACGAGTGCATCTCCGGCAGCGAGGATGGTTCAGTGAGACTTTGGG ATTTACGGATTGCCAGCCAGGTGCAGATGATCGAGCCTCACAAGTATGAG CAGTGCTCCAGACCCCAATACGGCAAGTGGATCGGCTGCCTGACCACCACCGACTCCGACTGGATG gtgtgtGGTGGTGGGCCGGCACTGACACTGTGGCACCTTCGCTCCGTGACGCCAACCACAGTGTACCAGCTGCAGGGATGCCAGCAACAGGTCACTCTCCATCAGGACCTG ATCCTGGCAGCGGGGGAAGGAGGCCTCATCAGCCACTGTCAGATCACCGGGGAGGTGAAGAGCCAGGTGCCCTGCACTCCCCCCACCGTCTACTCCCTGTTGGTCAACGAGCAGTCTCTCGAGCACAAG GTCCTGGCTGCTGCTGGTAGCAGCAGCTCCATCGACATCTTCACCAACTTCGGATACCGTGCCTTCTCGCTGAGGTTCTCCTGA